Proteins from one Bombus pyrosoma isolate SC7728 linkage group LG16, ASM1482585v1, whole genome shotgun sequence genomic window:
- the LOC122576262 gene encoding cAMP-specific 3',5'-cyclic phosphodiesterase-like isoform X12 has protein sequence MVQQTNAEFAVGNVDQYVRYFNYLRALADLTAMASIIAVQFKRMLNKELSHFSESSKSGNQISEYICNTFLDKQQDVDIPSLPTDEDSSAAGSADKKEAKKKDRVQKGPASMSHISGVKRPLTHTNSFTGERVPLHGVETPHEEELGEALLSINTWGIDIFRLGDLSNNRPLTCITYTIFKSRDLFKAMCILPQTFLNYMTTLEDHYVKENPFHNSLHAADVTQSTHILLSTPALESVFTPLEIAAALFAAAIHDVDHPGLTNQFLVNIGSELALMYNDESVLENHHLAVAFKLLQNECCDILRNLTKKQRRIFRKMTIDIVLSTDMSKHMTLLAELKTTVETKIVAGSGVLVLKTYSDRIMVIANAVHCSDLSNPTKPLFLYRQWVQRLMEELFRQGDRERERKMVISPMCDRYNPTVEKSQVGFIDYIVHPLWETWAELVYPGARDILDNLEENRDWYHSMIPPSPPSNDQQKNEQQSDNIHFQVTLEEDYTIDTEETAGM, from the exons TTTAAACGAATGTTAAACAAGGAACTGTCACATTTCTCGGAATCGTCCAAATCCGGCAACCAGATATCAGAATATATCTGCAACACCTTCCTCG ATAAACAACAAGATGTAGATATACCGTCTCTACCGACCGACGAGGACTCCTCAGCTGCCGGAAGTGCGGATAAAAAGGAGGCGAAGAAGAAGGACCGCGTGCAAAAAGGCCCAGCTTCCATGTCACACATAAGCGGCGTAAAACGACCCCTCACACACACGAACAGCTTCACCGGGGAACGTGTGCCGCTTCATGGTGTCGAGACACCTCACGAAGAAGAACTTGGCGAG GCTCTATTAAGCATCAACACATGGGGCATCGACATCTTCCGGCTAGGCGATCTGAGCAACAACAGGCCATTGACCTGTATCACGTACACAATCTTCAAAAGCCGTGATTTGTTCAAGGCAATGTGCATACTGCCCCAGACGTTCCTCAACTACATGACGACCCTCGAGGATCACTACGTCAAGGAGAATCCTTTCCACAATAGTCTGCACGCGGCTGATGTGACCCAGTCCACCCACATTCTGCTCAGCACGCCCGCACTCGag TCCGTTTTCACACCATTGGAAATCGCAGCTGCCCTGTTTGCCGCAGCCATTCACGACGTAGACCATCCTGGACTGACCAACCAGTTCCTGGTTAATATCG GCTCCGAGCTCGCTCTCATGTACAATGACGAATCCGTTCTGGAAAACCATCACCTGGCGGTGGCGTTCAAATTGCTGCAGAACGAGTGCTGTGACATACTCCGCAACTTGACGAAGAAGCAACGCCGGATCTTCAGAAAGATGACCATTGATATAGTTTTGTCGACGGATATGTCCAAACACATGACTTTGCTGGCAGAATTGAAGACCACGGTGGAAACGAAAATAGTTGCTGGCTCTGGCGTTCTCGTATTGAAAACGTACAGTGATCGAATAATGGTTATAGCAAACGCAGTACACTGCTCTGATCTATCAAATCCCACGAAACCATTATTCTTATATCGACAATGGGTCCAACGGTTGATGGAGGAGTTATTCCGTCAGGGAGATCGAGAACGCGAAAGGAAAATGGTGATTAGCCCAATGTGCGACAGATACAATCCCACCGTGGAGAAGTCGCAGGTCGGCTTCATAGACTACATTGTCCATCCTCTTTGGGAAACTTGGGCAGAATTGGTTTATCCCGGTGCTCGGGATATTCTGGATAACCTAGAGGAGAATCGAGACTGGTATCATTCCATGATCCCTCCGTCACCACCGTCCAACGATCAACAGAAGAACGAACAACAGTCCGATAATATACACTTCCAG GTGACACTGGAAGAGGACTATACCATTGACACGGAGGAGACCGCTGGAATGTGA